In Equus caballus isolate H_3958 breed thoroughbred chromosome 7, TB-T2T, whole genome shotgun sequence, one DNA window encodes the following:
- the WDR18 gene encoding WD repeat-containing protein 18 isoform X2, with product MMPRAGKKLRSQRSPLPEASAHARVGPTPGAGRRGRRSGRRGAVARVSLVMTHIRGGGGSKMAAPMEVAVCTDSAAQLWSCVVWELHSGANLLTYRGGQAGPRGLALLNGEYLLAAQLGKNYINAWELQRKDQLQQKIMCPGPVTCLTTSPNGLYVLAGIAESIYLWEVSTGNLLVILSRHYQDISCLQFTGDSSHFLSGGKDCLVLVWSLCSVLQVDPSRTPAPRHVWSRHTLPITDLHCGLGGPLARVATASLDQTVKLWEVSSGELLLSVLFDVGIMAVTMDLAEHHMFCGGSDGSIFQVDLCTWPGQREKSFQPEQDSGKVFRGHRPRDQRLYHAGAHQHAELRLQAQPAPAALQQAPAGRRARRRAAPRRPHAAPGPPPAGLGAQLPAARGAAARGHVRHHGEERPGRPGAAARARDGAGGRGAQPAQDQPRPVRLLHAHHHAAGQVSAGRGPGPRTPTPAAPGPTRPSSFPFCLDFRPVWGRVV from the exons ATGATGCCCAGAGCGGGAAAAAAGCTCCGCTCACAGCGCAGCCCCCTCCCCGAGGCCAGTGCGCACGCGCGAGTCGGGCCgacgccgggggcggggcggcgtgGGCGCCGCTCTGGCCGGCGCGGCGCGGTCGCGCGCGTCTCGCTGGTGATGACGCACATCCGGGGCGGTGGAGGcagcaagatggcggcgcccatGGAGGTGGCCGTGTGTACGGATTCGGCGGCACAGCTGTGGAGCTGCGTCGTGTGGGAGCTGCACTCGGGCGCCAACCTGCTCACCTACCGCGGCGGCCAGGCCGGACCGCGCGGCCTGGCGCTGCTCAACGGCGAGTACCTGCTGGCGGCGCAGCTGGGCAAGAACTACATCAACGCCTGGGAGCTGCAGCGGAAg GACCAGCTCCAGCAGAAGATCATGTGCCCCGGGCCTGTCACCTGTCTGACCACGTCGCCCAATGGCCTCTACGTCCTGGCGGGCATCGCAGAGAGCATATACCTGTGGGAG GTCTCCACGGGGAACCTGCTGGTCATCCTCAGCCGCCACTACCAGGACATCTCATGCCTGCAGTTCACGGGGGACAGCAGCCACTTCCTGTCGGGGGGCAAGGACTGCCTGGTGCTGGTGTGGAGCCTCTGCAG CGTGCTGCAGGTGGACCCGTCCAGGACGCCAGCCCCCCGGCACGTCTGGTCCCGCCACACCCTCCCTATCACAGACCTGCACTGTGGCCTCGGGGGGCCCCTGGCCCGGGTGGCCACCGCCTCGCTGGACCAGACGGTGAAG CTGTGGGAGGTCTCGTCGGGCGAGCTGCTGCTGTCCGTGCTGTTCGACGTGGGCATCATGGCGGTGACCATGGACCTGGCCGAGCATCACATGTTCTGCGGCGGCAGCGACGGCTCCATCTTCCAGGTCGACCTCTGCACCTGG CccgggcagagagagaagagcttCCAGCCGGAACAGGACAGCGGGAAGGTGTTCAGAGGGCACAG GCCCCGTGACCAACGCCTCTATCATGCTGGCGCCCATCAGCATGCTGAGCTCCGACTTCAGGCCCAGCCTGCCCCTGCCGCACTTCAACAAGCACCTGCTGGGCGCCGAGCACGGCGACGAGCCGCACCGCGGAGGCCTCACGCTGCGCCTGGGCCTCCACCAGCAG GGCTCGGAGCCCAGCTACCTGCAGCGCGCGGAGCAGCTGCACGCGGTCATGTGCGGCACCATGGAGAag AACGTCCTGGGCGGCCAGGAGCAGCTGCGCGTGCGCGTGACGGAGCTGGAGGACGAGGTGCGCAACCTGCGCAAGATCAACCGCGACCTGTTCGACTTCTCCACGCGCATCATCACGCGGCCGGCCAAGTGAGCGCGGGGCGCGGACCCGGACCCCGGACCCCGACCCCGGCCGCcccgggcccaactcgcccctctTCGTTCCCGTTTTGTCTGGACTTTCGCCCCGTGTGGGGCCGTGTCGTCTGA
- the WDR18 gene encoding WD repeat-containing protein 18 isoform X1: MMPRAGKKLRSQRSPLPEASAHARVGPTPGAGRRGRRSGRRGAVARVSLVMTHIRGGGGSKMAAPMEVAVCTDSAAQLWSCVVWELHSGANLLTYRGGQAGPRGLALLNGEYLLAAQLGKNYINAWELQRKDQLQQKIMCPGPVTCLTTSPNGLYVLAGIAESIYLWEVSTGNLLVILSRHYQDISCLQFTGDSSHFLSGGKDCLVLVWSLCSVLQVDPSRTPAPRHVWSRHTLPITDLHCGLGGPLARVATASLDQTVKLWEVSSGELLLSVLFDVGIMAVTMDLAEHHMFCGGSDGSIFQVDLCTWPGQREKSFQPEQDSGKVFRGHRNQVTCLSVSTDGSVLLSGSHDETVRLWDVQSKQCVRTVTLKGPVTNASIMLAPISMLSSDFRPSLPLPHFNKHLLGAEHGDEPHRGGLTLRLGLHQQGSEPSYLQRAEQLHAVMCGTMEKNVLGGQEQLRVRVTELEDEVRNLRKINRDLFDFSTRIITRPAK; encoded by the exons ATGATGCCCAGAGCGGGAAAAAAGCTCCGCTCACAGCGCAGCCCCCTCCCCGAGGCCAGTGCGCACGCGCGAGTCGGGCCgacgccgggggcggggcggcgtgGGCGCCGCTCTGGCCGGCGCGGCGCGGTCGCGCGCGTCTCGCTGGTGATGACGCACATCCGGGGCGGTGGAGGcagcaagatggcggcgcccatGGAGGTGGCCGTGTGTACGGATTCGGCGGCACAGCTGTGGAGCTGCGTCGTGTGGGAGCTGCACTCGGGCGCCAACCTGCTCACCTACCGCGGCGGCCAGGCCGGACCGCGCGGCCTGGCGCTGCTCAACGGCGAGTACCTGCTGGCGGCGCAGCTGGGCAAGAACTACATCAACGCCTGGGAGCTGCAGCGGAAg GACCAGCTCCAGCAGAAGATCATGTGCCCCGGGCCTGTCACCTGTCTGACCACGTCGCCCAATGGCCTCTACGTCCTGGCGGGCATCGCAGAGAGCATATACCTGTGGGAG GTCTCCACGGGGAACCTGCTGGTCATCCTCAGCCGCCACTACCAGGACATCTCATGCCTGCAGTTCACGGGGGACAGCAGCCACTTCCTGTCGGGGGGCAAGGACTGCCTGGTGCTGGTGTGGAGCCTCTGCAG CGTGCTGCAGGTGGACCCGTCCAGGACGCCAGCCCCCCGGCACGTCTGGTCCCGCCACACCCTCCCTATCACAGACCTGCACTGTGGCCTCGGGGGGCCCCTGGCCCGGGTGGCCACCGCCTCGCTGGACCAGACGGTGAAG CTGTGGGAGGTCTCGTCGGGCGAGCTGCTGCTGTCCGTGCTGTTCGACGTGGGCATCATGGCGGTGACCATGGACCTGGCCGAGCATCACATGTTCTGCGGCGGCAGCGACGGCTCCATCTTCCAGGTCGACCTCTGCACCTGG CccgggcagagagagaagagcttCCAGCCGGAACAGGACAGCGGGAAGGTGTTCAGAGGGCACAG GAACCAGGTGACCTGTCTGTCGGTGTCCACTGACGGCAGCGTGCTGCTCTCGGGCTCCCACGACGAGACCGTGCGCCTGTGGGACGTGCAGAGCAAGCAGTGTGTCAGGACGGTGACCCTCAAAG GCCCCGTGACCAACGCCTCTATCATGCTGGCGCCCATCAGCATGCTGAGCTCCGACTTCAGGCCCAGCCTGCCCCTGCCGCACTTCAACAAGCACCTGCTGGGCGCCGAGCACGGCGACGAGCCGCACCGCGGAGGCCTCACGCTGCGCCTGGGCCTCCACCAGCAG GGCTCGGAGCCCAGCTACCTGCAGCGCGCGGAGCAGCTGCACGCGGTCATGTGCGGCACCATGGAGAag AACGTCCTGGGCGGCCAGGAGCAGCTGCGCGTGCGCGTGACGGAGCTGGAGGACGAGGTGCGCAACCTGCGCAAGATCAACCGCGACCTGTTCGACTTCTCCACGCGCATCATCACGCGGCCGGCCAAGTGA